A single window of Helicobacter pylori NCTC 11637 = CCUG 17874 = ATCC 43504 = JCM 12093 DNA harbors:
- the acnB gene encoding bifunctional aconitate hydratase 2/2-methylisocitrate dehydratase has protein sequence MKDFLEDYKKSVSERKSEGIPPLPLNAKQVEAVVEILTKDPTNAAFAKELLIHRVSPGVDEGAKVKAEFLAKLSQKKLECAHISALEATTLLGTMLGGYNVEPLIMGLESQDKNIAKESAKALKTTLLVYGSFDKIAAMSKTNALAKEVLESWANAEWFLNKEPLNECIEACVFKIDGETNTDDLSPASDAFTRSDIPLHAKAMLKNRIENYEQRIKAIKTKGVPVAYVGDVVGTGSSRKSATNSIMWHFGKDIPFVPNKRSGGIVIGGVIAPIFFATCEDSGALPIVADVKDLKEGDMIKIYPYKGEITLNDKVVSSFKLEPETLLDEVRASGRIPLIIGRGLTNKARKFLGLGESEAFKKPSAPKSDAKGYTLAQKIVGHACGVKGILPGTYCEPKVTTVGSQDTTGAMTRDEVKELASLKFDAPFVLQSFCHTAAYPKPSDVSLHATLPGFITQRGGVALHPGDGVIHTWLNRMGLPDTLGTGGDSHTRFPLGISFPAGSGLVAFAAVTGTMPLNMPESVLVRFKGEMNPGITLRDLVNAIPYYAIKKGLLTVEKKGKINVFNGRILEIEGLPDIKMEQAFELSDASAERSAAACVVRLNKEPMIEYLKSNIKLIDEMIASGYEDKETLKKRKDAMQAWVDNPVLLEPDSNAQYAAVIEIDVAEITEPILACPNDPDDVATLSEVLADTTGKRPHSIDEVFIGSCMTNIGHFRAFGEIVKNAPPSQARLWVVPPSKMDEQELINEGYYAIFGAAGARTEVPGCSLCMGNQARVRDNAVVFSTSTRNFDNRMGRGAKVYLGSAELGAACALLGRIPTKEEYLNLVSEKLESQKDKIYRYMNFNLMENFRL, from the coding sequence ATGAAAGATTTTTTAGAAGATTACAAAAAAAGCGTTTCAGAAAGAAAAAGTGAGGGTATCCCGCCACTCCCTTTAAACGCTAAACAAGTGGAGGCTGTCGTTGAGATTTTAACAAAAGATCCCACAAACGCCGCTTTCGCTAAAGAATTACTCATTCACAGAGTGAGCCCTGGGGTTGATGAGGGAGCGAAAGTGAAAGCGGAATTTTTAGCTAAATTGTCTCAAAAAAAACTAGAATGCGCGCACATTAGCGCTTTAGAAGCGACCACCCTTTTAGGCACGATGCTTGGGGGGTATAATGTAGAGCCTTTGATTATGGGCTTAGAGAGTCAAGACAAAAACATCGCTAAAGAGAGCGCGAAAGCTTTAAAAACCACTCTTTTAGTCTATGGATCGTTTGATAAAATCGCTGCAATGAGTAAAACTAACGCTCTGGCTAAAGAGGTGCTAGAGTCTTGGGCGAACGCCGAATGGTTTTTGAATAAAGAGCCTTTGAATGAATGCATTGAAGCGTGTGTGTTTAAGATTGATGGCGAAACCAATACCGATGATTTAAGCCCAGCGAGCGATGCTTTCACACGAAGCGATATTCCTTTACACGCTAAAGCCATGCTAAAAAACAGGATTGAAAATTACGAACAACGCATCAAAGCCATTAAAACTAAAGGCGTTCCTGTAGCGTATGTGGGCGATGTGGTTGGCACAGGAAGCTCCAGAAAAAGCGCGACAAACTCTATCATGTGGCATTTTGGTAAGGACATTCCTTTTGTGCCTAATAAAAGGAGTGGGGGCATTGTGATTGGGGGGGTGATCGCTCCGATTTTCTTTGCGACTTGTGAAGATAGCGGGGCGTTACCCATTGTGGCTGACGTTAAGGATTTAAAAGAGGGCGATATGATTAAAATCTATCCTTATAAAGGCGAAATCACGCTGAACGATAAAGTGGTCAGCTCCTTTAAGCTAGAGCCTGAAACTTTATTAGATGAAGTCAGGGCTTCTGGGCGTATCCCTTTAATCATTGGCAGGGGTTTGACCAATAAAGCGCGTAAATTTTTAGGGCTGGGCGAATCGGAAGCGTTTAAAAAGCCATCCGCTCCTAAAAGCGACGCCAAAGGTTACACTTTAGCCCAAAAAATTGTAGGCCATGCTTGTGGGGTAAAAGGGATCTTACCTGGCACTTATTGTGAGCCAAAGGTTACCACCGTGGGCAGTCAAGACACCACAGGGGCGATGACCAGAGATGAGGTTAAAGAATTAGCGAGTTTGAAGTTTGATGCGCCTTTTGTGTTGCAAAGTTTTTGTCATACCGCCGCTTACCCAAAGCCTAGCGATGTGAGTTTGCATGCAACCTTGCCTGGCTTTATTACTCAAAGAGGCGGCGTGGCGTTGCATCCGGGCGATGGCGTGATCCATACATGGCTAAATCGCATGGGATTGCCTGACACTTTAGGCACAGGGGGGGATAGCCACACTCGTTTCCCTTTAGGCATTAGTTTCCCAGCAGGGAGCGGGTTAGTCGCTTTTGCAGCGGTTACAGGCACGATGCCCTTGAACATGCCAGAATCCGTGTTGGTGCGTTTTAAAGGGGAAATGAATCCTGGGATCACCTTAAGGGATTTAGTGAATGCGATCCCTTATTATGCCATCAAAAAAGGGTTACTCACGGTGGAGAAAAAGGGTAAAATCAATGTCTTTAACGGGCGTATTTTAGAGATTGAAGGCTTGCCTGATATTAAAATGGAGCAGGCTTTTGAACTAAGCGATGCGAGCGCGGAAAGGAGTGCGGCTGCTTGCGTGGTGCGTTTGAATAAAGAGCCGATGATTGAATACTTGAAATCCAATATCAAGCTGATTGATGAGATGATTGCAAGCGGTTATGAAGATAAAGAGACTTTGAAAAAACGCAAAGATGCGATGCAAGCTTGGGTGGATAATCCGGTATTGTTAGAGCCAGATAGTAACGCTCAATACGCCGCTGTCATTGAAATTGATGTGGCAGAAATCACGGAGCCTATTTTGGCATGCCCTAATGATCCTGATGATGTCGCTACTTTGAGCGAAGTTTTAGCGGATACGACCGGCAAAAGACCGCACTCTATTGATGAAGTGTTTATTGGCTCTTGCATGACGAATATCGGGCATTTTAGAGCCTTTGGCGAAATCGTTAAAAACGCTCCTCCCAGTCAAGCACGTCTTTGGGTAGTGCCGCCCAGTAAAATGGATGAACAGGAGCTTATTAATGAGGGCTATTATGCGATTTTTGGGGCTGCTGGGGCGAGGACTGAAGTCCCAGGCTGTAGCTTGTGCATGGGCAATCAAGCGAGGGTTAGGGATAATGCGGTCGTCTTTTCCACTTCCACACGGAATTTTGATAATCGTATGGGTAGAGGGGCTAAAGTATATTTAGGCAGTGCAGAGCTTGGGGCGGCGTGCGCTTTACTAGGGAGAATCCCCACTAAAGAAGAATACTTAAATTTAGTGAGTGAAAAGCTAGAGAGCCAAAAAGACAAGATCTATCGCTACATGAACTTTAATTTAATGGAGAATTTCAGGCTCTAG
- the hofE gene encoding outer membrane beta-barrel protein HofE → MLKFQKLPLLFVSILYNQSPLLAFDYKFSGVAESFSKVGFNHSKLNSKEGIFPTATFITATIKLQVDSNLLPKNIEKHSLKIGVGGILGALAYDSTKTLIDQATHQVYGSELFFFIGRWWGYLGNAPWKDSRIESDAHTRNYVLYNSYLFYSYGDKFHIKLGRYLSNMDFMSGYTQGFELDYKINSKIALKWFSSFGRALAAGQWIRDWYAPIVTEDGRKDVDYGIHAVQLYFSRKHVQATPFFYFSPKTYEAPGIKIHIDSNPKFRGLGLRSQTLINAIFPVYAKDLYDVVWRNSKIGEWGASLLIHQRFDYNEFNFGFGYYQNFGNANARIGWYGNPIPFDIRSNSIYGLVFSNAVTADSVSGYVFGGGVYRGFLWGILGRYTYATRASERSINLHLGYKWGSFASVDVNLQYYAVSMHTGYKVNDLTSPFDKAFKANTQDRSNLMVSLKFFFKPY, encoded by the coding sequence GTGTTAAAATTTCAAAAATTACCTCTATTGTTTGTTTCCATTCTTTACAATCAAAGCCCTTTATTGGCTTTTGATTATAAGTTTAGCGGGGTAGCGGAATCCTTTTCTAAAGTGGGGTTTAACCATTCCAAACTCAATTCCAAAGAAGGCATTTTCCCTACAGCCACTTTTATAACCGCCACGATCAAGCTTCAAGTGGATTCCAATCTGCTCCCTAAAAACATTGAAAAACACAGCTTAAAAATAGGCGTTGGCGGGATTTTAGGAGCGCTCGCTTACGATTCCACAAAAACGCTCATAGACCAAGCCACGCATCAAGTCTATGGCTCAGAACTTTTTTTCTTCATAGGGCGTTGGTGGGGGTATTTAGGTAACGCTCCTTGGAAAGACTCCCGCATAGAATCTGACGCTCACACTCGTAATTATGTGCTGTATAATTCTTATTTGTTTTATTCTTATGGCGATAAATTCCACATCAAACTAGGGCGTTACCTTTCTAACATGGATTTTATGAGCGGTTATACACAGGGTTTTGAACTGGATTATAAAATCAACTCTAAAATAGCGTTAAAATGGTTCAGCTCTTTTGGGAGGGCTTTAGCTGCGGGGCAATGGATACGAGATTGGTATGCCCCTATTGTAACTGAAGACGGCAGAAAAGATGTTGATTATGGCATTCATGCGGTGCAACTCTATTTTTCTAGAAAGCATGTTCAAGCCACGCCCTTTTTTTATTTTTCACCTAAGACTTACGAAGCGCCCGGGATTAAAATCCATATTGATAGCAACCCGAAATTTAGGGGTTTAGGGTTACGATCTCAAACCCTTATCAATGCGATTTTCCCCGTTTATGCTAAAGATTTATACGATGTGGTTTGGCGTAACTCTAAGATTGGCGAATGGGGTGCATCGCTTTTAATCCACCAACGCTTTGACTACAACGAGTTTAACTTTGGCTTTGGTTATTACCAAAATTTTGGCAACGCTAACGCAAGGATTGGCTGGTATGGTAACCCGATCCCTTTTGACATAAGAAGCAACAGCATTTATGGTTTGGTTTTTAGTAACGCTGTTACCGCAGACTCTGTTAGCGGATATGTCTTTGGTGGGGGGGTGTATAGAGGGTTTTTATGGGGGATCTTAGGCAGATACACTTACGCCACCAGAGCGAGCGAAAGATCCATTAACTTGCACTTGGGTTACAAATGGGGTTCTTTTGCTAGCGTTGATGTGAATTTACAATACTATGCGGTCAGCATGCACACTGGCTATAAGGTTAATGATCTCACTAGCCCTTTTGATAAAGCCTTTAAAGCGAACACACAAGACAGGAGCAATCTCATGGTGAGTTTGAAATTCTTTTTTAAACCCTATTAG
- a CDS encoding RelA/SpoT family protein: MNEIDKSVDIGFLRILDVIKKVTTPKGGIEILRTLIDFTPKIENALNLAAKSHKGQYRKSGEPYIVHPICVASLVAFCGGDEAMVCTALLHDVVEDTPCEIETIEREFGKDVANLVDALTKITEIRKEELGVSSQDPRMVVSALTFRKILISAIQDPRALVVKISDRLHNMLTLDALPHDKQVRISKETLAVYAPIASRLGMSSIKNELEDKSFYYIYPEEYKNIKEYLHKNKQSLLLKLNAFASKLEKKLFDSGFSHSDFKLVTRVKRPYSIYLKMQRKGAVNIDEILDLLAIRILLKNPIDCYKVLGIIHLNFKPIVSRFKDYIALPKENGYKTIHTTIFDESSVYEVQIRTFDMHMGAEYGNSAHWKYKAGGVDNEDHHEGMRWLQNFKYHDSDLKNDPKEFYELAKNDLYREDIVVFSPHGDTYTLPVGAIALDFAYMVHSDLGDKATDAYINSKKALLNQELRSGDVVKIVKGDKIIPRFIWMDQLKTSKAKNHLRIQRRNRLKEIDTKSMINILATFFGRSVFEDVGLKDYKNFEEKLIDCGVETTLTEAMKSFENLAKLTEEIENKVFSLKEDAILEYQEMSLWTRGLRYLGFKTNVLNFLAPNRQWQCKELEHFSVCSSNALEIKQVLLNDCCYPKYGDEIIAIVTDLKDPKAIAHHKFCKKAMAEVDAKVPMVYIEWHKRDRTIYKMMFYLGEKKSVLAGLLTFLNRNECNIVGVSYLGYKDKYSSHCEVSFEIATDKADWIRALINRKYQDRIVELSSLDDAYES, translated from the coding sequence ATGAACGAAATTGATAAATCCGTTGATATCGGATTCTTACGGATTTTGGATGTTATTAAAAAAGTTACGACCCCAAAGGGTGGCATTGAAATCTTAAGGACCTTAATTGATTTCACGCCCAAGATTGAAAACGCCCTAAATTTAGCGGCCAAAAGCCATAAGGGGCAATACAGAAAAAGCGGCGAGCCTTATATTGTCCATCCTATTTGTGTGGCGAGCTTGGTAGCGTTTTGTGGGGGCGATGAGGCGATGGTGTGCACTGCGCTTTTGCATGATGTGGTAGAAGACACGCCTTGTGAGATTGAAACGATTGAGCGAGAATTTGGGAAAGATGTGGCTAATTTAGTGGATGCGCTCACTAAAATCACTGAAATCAGGAAAGAAGAGTTAGGGGTGAGCTCTCAAGATCCCAGAATGGTGGTTTCAGCGCTCACTTTTAGAAAGATTTTAATTAGCGCGATACAAGATCCAAGAGCCTTAGTGGTAAAGATTAGCGACAGGTTGCACAACATGCTCACCTTAGACGCCTTGCCTCATGACAAGCAGGTGCGTATTTCTAAAGAGACTCTAGCGGTGTATGCCCCCATAGCGAGCCGATTGGGCATGTCTTCAATCAAAAATGAATTAGAAGACAAGAGCTTTTATTATATTTATCCGGAAGAATATAAAAATATCAAGGAATATTTGCACAAAAACAAGCAGTCTTTACTCTTAAAACTCAACGCTTTTGCGAGCAAGTTAGAAAAAAAACTTTTTGATAGCGGGTTTAGCCATTCGGATTTTAAACTCGTTACAAGGGTGAAACGCCCTTATTCTATCTATCTTAAGATGCAACGAAAGGGCGCGGTTAATATTGATGAAATTTTGGACTTGTTAGCCATTAGGATTTTATTGAAAAACCCGATTGATTGCTATAAAGTTTTAGGGATTATCCATTTGAATTTCAAACCCATTGTCTCTCGTTTTAAAGACTACATCGCTTTACCGAAAGAAAATGGCTATAAGACGATACACACGACCATTTTTGATGAATCTTCTGTTTATGAAGTGCAGATCCGCACCTTTGATATGCATATGGGGGCGGAGTATGGTAATTCAGCCCACTGGAAGTATAAAGCTGGGGGCGTGGATAATGAAGATCACCATGAGGGCATGAGGTGGTTGCAAAATTTTAAATACCATGACAGCGATTTGAAAAACGACCCTAAGGAATTTTACGAACTCGCTAAGAACGATTTGTATCGTGAAGATATTGTCGTTTTTTCGCCTCATGGGGACACTTACACCTTACCGGTAGGAGCGATCGCTTTAGATTTTGCTTACATGGTGCATAGCGATTTGGGCGATAAAGCCACGGACGCTTATATCAATAGTAAAAAAGCCTTACTCAATCAAGAATTAAGAAGCGGGGATGTGGTTAAAATCGTTAAAGGCGATAAAATAATACCTCGTTTCATTTGGATGGATCAGCTTAAAACTTCTAAGGCTAAAAACCACTTACGCATCCAAAGAAGAAACCGCTTGAAAGAAATTGACACTAAAAGCATGATTAATATTTTAGCGACTTTTTTTGGGCGCTCTGTTTTTGAAGATGTGGGTTTAAAAGATTATAAAAACTTTGAAGAAAAATTGATAGATTGTGGGGTGGAGACCACCTTAACAGAAGCGATGAAAAGCTTTGAAAATTTAGCCAAACTCACTGAAGAAATTGAAAATAAGGTGTTTTCTTTAAAAGAAGATGCGATTTTAGAATACCAAGAGATGAGTTTATGGACTCGAGGTTTAAGGTATTTGGGCTTTAAAACCAATGTCTTGAATTTTTTAGCCCCCAATCGGCAATGGCAGTGTAAGGAATTAGAACATTTTAGCGTTTGTTCAAGCAACGCTTTAGAAATCAAACAGGTGTTGTTGAATGATTGTTGTTACCCTAAATATGGCGATGAAATCATTGCGATTGTAACGGATTTGAAAGATCCAAAAGCGATTGCGCACCATAAATTTTGCAAAAAAGCGATGGCGGAAGTGGATGCTAAAGTGCCTATGGTTTATATAGAATGGCACAAGCGGGATCGAACGATTTATAAAATGATGTTTTATTTAGGCGAAAAAAAGTCGGTTTTAGCGGGTTTGTTAACTTTTTTAAACAGGAATGAATGCAACATTGTGGGCGTGTCTTACTTAGGCTATAAAGACAAGTATTCTAGCCATTGCGAAGTGAGTTTTGAAATAGCCACGGATAAGGCGGATTGGATCAGAGCCTTAATCAATCGCAAATATCAGGATAGGATTGTAGAATTATCCAGTCTGGATGACGCTTATGAATCATAA
- a CDS encoding DNA-directed RNA polymerase subunit omega, whose product MKKERTESLVAQALKNIGNDRYMLDNLVFARVKQLNAGAKTLVNMDPKRHKLVDIAIREIAEGKIDIDRIDERN is encoded by the coding sequence TTGAAAAAAGAGAGAACAGAGAGTTTAGTCGCTCAAGCCTTAAAAAATATTGGGAACGACCGCTACATGCTAGATAATTTAGTTTTCGCTCGTGTGAAGCAATTAAACGCCGGAGCCAAAACTTTAGTGAATATGGACCCTAAACGCCATAAATTAGTGGATATTGCCATTAGAGAAATCGCTGAAGGGAAAATTGATATAGACAGGATAGATGAACGAAATTGA
- the lolA gene encoding LolA-like outer membrane lipoprotein chaperone produces the protein MKAFLKILMVLIFMSVAYAKNPPTLSKEEEVLQHLQSFSAHFKQVLKNEKPLVYYGVLKAKAPNWALWVYEKPLKKEIYMNDKEVVIYEPNLFQATITPLKDKTDFFTILKRLKKQDDGSFKTTINKTTYRLIFKDGKPFSLEFKDEMNNLVTITFSQAEINPTIANEIFVFKPKDENIDIVRQ, from the coding sequence ATGAAAGCTTTTTTAAAGATTTTAATGGTTTTGATTTTTATGAGCGTTGCTTATGCTAAAAATCCTCCAACGCTTTCTAAAGAAGAAGAGGTTTTACAGCATTTGCAAAGTTTTAGCGCGCATTTCAAGCAGGTTTTAAAAAACGAAAAACCTTTAGTTTATTACGGGGTTTTAAAGGCTAAAGCCCCTAATTGGGCTTTATGGGTTTATGAAAAGCCTTTAAAAAAAGAAATTTACATGAACGATAAAGAAGTGGTAATTTATGAGCCTAATTTGTTTCAAGCGACCATCACGCCCTTAAAAGACAAGACGGATTTTTTCACCATTCTCAAGCGCTTAAAAAAGCAAGATGACGGCTCTTTTAAAACGACTATCAACAAAACCACTTATCGTTTGATCTTTAAAGACGGCAAGCCTTTTTCGCTAGAATTTAAAGATGAAATGAACAATCTTGTAACGATCACTTTTTCTCAAGCAGAAATCAACCCCACCATTGCTAATGAAATCTTTGTTTTTAAGCCTAAAGATGAAAATATTGATATTGTGCGCCAATGA
- a CDS encoding menaquinone biosynthetic enzyme MqnA/MqnD family protein produces the protein MRFGKIDYLNMLPFDVFIKSYPTPCYFKQFLRLKKTYPSKLNKSFLFRRIDAGFISSIAGHSFALHSHSLGIVAYKEVLSVLVVGTKNAFDKESASSNALSQALGLKGEVLIGNKALQFYYSNPKKDFIDLAALWYEKKRLPFVFGRLCYHKNKDFYKRLSLAFKHQKTKIPYYILKEAALKTNLKRQDILNYLQKIYYTLGKKEQSGLKAFYRELLFKRIQKPKRF, from the coding sequence GTGCGTTTTGGTAAAATTGATTATTTAAACATGCTCCCTTTTGATGTGTTTATCAAATCCTACCCCACCCCTTGTTATTTCAAACAATTTTTACGGCTTAAAAAAACCTACCCTTCCAAACTCAATAAGAGTTTTTTATTCAGGCGTATTGATGCGGGGTTTATTTCTTCTATCGCCGGCCATTCATTCGCTCTCCATTCCCATTCTCTAGGCATTGTCGCTTATAAGGAAGTTTTAAGCGTGCTGGTTGTGGGTACAAAAAACGCTTTTGACAAAGAAAGCGCTTCTTCAAACGCTCTCTCTCAAGCGCTAGGGTTAAAGGGCGAAGTGTTAATCGGCAATAAAGCGTTGCAGTTTTATTATTCCAACCCCAAAAAAGATTTTATAGATTTAGCCGCTCTTTGGTATGAAAAAAAACGCTTGCCGTTTGTTTTTGGGCGTTTGTGTTACCATAAAAACAAGGATTTTTACAAGCGCTTGTCTTTAGCTTTCAAACACCAAAAAACAAAAATCCCTTACTATATCCTTAAAGAAGCCGCTTTAAAAACCAACTTAAAACGCCAAGACATTCTAAACTACTTGCAAAAAATTTACTACACTTTAGGCAAAAAGGAACAATCAGGCCTTAAAGCGTTCTATCGTGAATTGTTATTCAAACGCATTCAAAAACCCAAGCGCTTTTAG
- the pyrH gene encoding UMP kinase yields the protein MQAKIKNKRVLVKFSGEALAGDNQFGIDIHVLDHIAKEIKSLVENAIEVGIVIGGGNIIRGVSAAQGGIIRRTSGDYMGMLATVINAVAMQEALEHIGLDTRVQSAIEIKEICESYIYRKAIRHLEKGRVVIFGAGTGNPFFTTDTAATLRAIEIGSDLIIKATKVDGIYDKDPNKFKDAKKLDTLSYNDALIGDIEVMDDTAISLAKDNKLPIVVCNMFKKGNLLQVIKHQQGVFSMVK from the coding sequence ATGCAAGCAAAGATAAAAAACAAACGGGTTTTGGTGAAATTTTCTGGGGAAGCGTTGGCTGGGGACAACCAGTTTGGGATTGACATTCATGTGTTAGATCACATCGCTAAAGAGATCAAAAGTTTGGTGGAAAACGCTATTGAAGTGGGTATTGTGATTGGTGGAGGCAATATCATTAGGGGGGTTAGCGCGGCTCAAGGGGGGATTATCAGGCGCACCAGTGGGGATTATATGGGCATGTTAGCCACCGTGATTAATGCGGTAGCCATGCAAGAAGCTTTAGAGCATATCGGCTTAGACACAAGGGTGCAGAGCGCGATTGAAATCAAAGAAATTTGTGAAAGTTACATTTACAGAAAAGCGATCAGGCATTTAGAAAAGGGTAGGGTGGTGATTTTTGGCGCAGGCACGGGAAACCCGTTTTTCACTACGGATACGGCTGCCACTTTAAGAGCGATTGAAATTGGATCGGATTTAATCATTAAAGCGACTAAAGTGGATGGCATTTATGACAAAGACCCTAACAAGTTTAAAGACGCTAAGAAATTAGACACTTTAAGCTATAACGACGCTTTGATAGGGGATATTGAAGTGATGGACGATACCGCTATTTCTTTAGCTAAAGACAATAAACTCCCCATTGTGGTGTGTAACATGTTTAAAAAAGGGAATTTATTGCAAGTGATCAAGCACCAACAAGGCGTGTTTTCTATGGTAAAATAA